One window of Cucurbita pepo subsp. pepo cultivar mu-cu-16 chromosome LG19, ASM280686v2, whole genome shotgun sequence genomic DNA carries:
- the LOC111781226 gene encoding exocyst complex component EXO70A1-like isoform X1, with product MGAQKAMKVLSERAALVRESLQKSQVVTGSMVSILGSFDHRLSALETAMRPTQIRTHSIRRAHENIDKTLKYAESMLAQFDLTRKAEAKILRGPHEDLEMYLEAISQLRSANRYFTGNKIFRSNEAILTHTSNLLAKAISKLEDEFRQLLTNYSKPVEPDRLFDCLPNSLRPSSASSQQGDGGSKHNSDNHNKSLEASIFVPPTLIPPRVLPLLHDLAQQMILAGHQQQVYRIYRETRAAVLEQSLRKLGVERLSKDDVQKMQWEALEAKIGNWIHYVRIAVKLLFTGERKICDQIFDSADALVDQCFADVTSNNVSMLLSFGDAIAKSKRSPEKLFVLLDMFEIMRELQSEIETLFGSKACIEMRDSALSLTQRLAETAQETFVDFEEAVEKDATKTAVLDGTVHPLTSYVINYVKFLFDYKSTLKQLFQDFEAVDPDAQLAVITTRITQALQTNLDGKSKQYKDPALTQLFLMNNIHYIVRSVRRSEAKDLLGDDWVQIHRRIVQQHANQYKRISWAKILQCLTVQASGSGGASADATCGLSKAMVKDRFKTFNIQFEELHQRQSQWTVPDSELRESLRLAVAEVLLPAYRSFIKRFGPMVDNGKTGLQRSIKYTPEDLERMLNEFFEGKTFGEQKR from the exons ATGGGGGCTCAAAAGGCGATGAAAGTTCTGAGCGAGAGAGCCGCACTTGTCCGAGAGTCGCTGCAGAAGAGTCAGGTTGTAACGGGGAGCATGGTCTCCATTCTTGGCTCCTTTGATCACCGTCTCTCCGCTCTCGAAACAGCTATGCGGCCTACTCAG ATCAGAACTCATTCAATTCGGAGGGCGCATGAGAATATCGACAAGACATTGAAGTATGCAGAAAGTATGCTAGCTCAGTTTGATCTTACACGCAAG gcCGAGGCTAAAATACTCAGGGGGCCACATGAGGACTTGGAAATGTACTTGGAAGCAATTAGTCAACTTCGAAGCGCTAATCGCTACTTTACTGGGAACAAAATTTTCCGAAGTAACGAAGCTATTCTTACCCATACAAGCAACTTGCTTGCTAAAGCCATTTCAAAGCTGGAAGATGAGTTCAGACAGCTTTTAACAAATTACAg TAAGCCAGTGGAACCCGATCGTCTTTTCGATTGCCTCCCCAACTCCTTGCGTCCATCTTCAGCATCTTCGCAGCAAGGTGATGGTGGTAGCAAACATAATTCTGACAATCACAACAAAAGCTTAGAAGCTTCCATCTTCGTTCCCCCAACTCTTATTCCTCCCAGGGTTCTTCCATTGTTGCATGATTTGGCCCAACAAATGATTCTGGCTGGCCATCAGCAGCAAGTCTATAGAATATACAG GGAGACTCGCGCTGCAGTTTTAGAACAGAGTCTTAGGAAATTAGGTGTTGAGAGGCTTAGCAAGGACGATGTCCAGAAAATGCAGTGGGAGGCCCTTGAAGCTAAGATTGGGAACTGGATACATTACGTGCGCATTGCT GTCAAACTGCTGTTTACTGGGGAAAGGAAAATCTGTGATCAAATATTTGATAGTGCAGACGCTCTCGTGGATCAATGCTTCGCAGATGTGACATCAAACAATGTGTCAATGCTACTAAGTTTTGGAGACGCAATTGCCAAAAGCAAGAGATCTCCAGAaaaattgtttgttcttcTAGACATGTTTGAAATAATGCGAGAACTGCAATCTGAG ATTGAAACACTTTTTGGAAGTAAAGCATGCATTGAAATGCGTGATTCTGCATTGAGCTTAACACAACGCCTTGCCGAGACAGCTCAAGAGActtttgttgattttgaagaAGCAGTAGAAAAGGATGCCACAAAAACTGCTGTTCTTGATGGGACTGTTCATCCCTTGACCAGTTATGTGATAAACTACGTGAAGTTTTTATTTGA CTACAAATCTACTTTGAAGCAACTATTCCAAGACTTCGAGGCTGTTGATCCAGATGCTCAGTTAGCAGTGATAACTACAAGAATTACGCAGGCACTTCAGACTAATCTTGACGGAAAATCTAAGCAATACAAGGATCCTGCATTAACTCAATTATTTCTGATGAACAATATTCACTATATAGTGAGATCTGTCCGTAG ATCGGAGGCAAAGGATTTGTTGGGTGATGACTGGGTGCAGATACATCGAAGGATTGTGCAGCAGCATGCAAATCAATACAAAAGGATTTCTTGGGCCAAG ATTTTGCAGTGCCTCACCGTTCAGGCCTCAGGCAGTGGTGGTGCTTCGGCAGATGCAACCTGTGGACTCTCAAAAGCTATGGTGAAAGATAGGTTTAAGACTTTCAATATCCAATTTGAGGAGCTTCATCAGCGGCAGTCTCAATGGACAGTTCCTGACAGTGAGTTGCGGGAGTCATTGAGGTTGGCAGTCGCTGAAGTATTATTGCCTGCCTACCGATCCTTCATCAAGCGTTTCGG GCCTATGGTTGACAATGGGAAAACTGGTCTTCAAAGAAGCATCAAATATACACCTGAGGATCTTGAGCGTATGCTAAATGAATTCTTTGAGGGCAAGACATTCGGTGAACAAAAGCGCTAG
- the LOC111781226 gene encoding exocyst complex component EXO70A1-like isoform X2, translating into MLAQFDLTRKAEAKILRGPHEDLEMYLEAISQLRSANRYFTGNKIFRSNEAILTHTSNLLAKAISKLEDEFRQLLTNYSKPVEPDRLFDCLPNSLRPSSASSQQGDGGSKHNSDNHNKSLEASIFVPPTLIPPRVLPLLHDLAQQMILAGHQQQVYRIYRETRAAVLEQSLRKLGVERLSKDDVQKMQWEALEAKIGNWIHYVRIAVKLLFTGERKICDQIFDSADALVDQCFADVTSNNVSMLLSFGDAIAKSKRSPEKLFVLLDMFEIMRELQSEIETLFGSKACIEMRDSALSLTQRLAETAQETFVDFEEAVEKDATKTAVLDGTVHPLTSYVINYVKFLFDYKSTLKQLFQDFEAVDPDAQLAVITTRITQALQTNLDGKSKQYKDPALTQLFLMNNIHYIVRSVRRSEAKDLLGDDWVQIHRRIVQQHANQYKRISWAKILQCLTVQASGSGGASADATCGLSKAMVKDRFKTFNIQFEELHQRQSQWTVPDSELRESLRLAVAEVLLPAYRSFIKRFGPMVDNGKTGLQRSIKYTPEDLERMLNEFFEGKTFGEQKR; encoded by the exons ATGCTAGCTCAGTTTGATCTTACACGCAAG gcCGAGGCTAAAATACTCAGGGGGCCACATGAGGACTTGGAAATGTACTTGGAAGCAATTAGTCAACTTCGAAGCGCTAATCGCTACTTTACTGGGAACAAAATTTTCCGAAGTAACGAAGCTATTCTTACCCATACAAGCAACTTGCTTGCTAAAGCCATTTCAAAGCTGGAAGATGAGTTCAGACAGCTTTTAACAAATTACAg TAAGCCAGTGGAACCCGATCGTCTTTTCGATTGCCTCCCCAACTCCTTGCGTCCATCTTCAGCATCTTCGCAGCAAGGTGATGGTGGTAGCAAACATAATTCTGACAATCACAACAAAAGCTTAGAAGCTTCCATCTTCGTTCCCCCAACTCTTATTCCTCCCAGGGTTCTTCCATTGTTGCATGATTTGGCCCAACAAATGATTCTGGCTGGCCATCAGCAGCAAGTCTATAGAATATACAG GGAGACTCGCGCTGCAGTTTTAGAACAGAGTCTTAGGAAATTAGGTGTTGAGAGGCTTAGCAAGGACGATGTCCAGAAAATGCAGTGGGAGGCCCTTGAAGCTAAGATTGGGAACTGGATACATTACGTGCGCATTGCT GTCAAACTGCTGTTTACTGGGGAAAGGAAAATCTGTGATCAAATATTTGATAGTGCAGACGCTCTCGTGGATCAATGCTTCGCAGATGTGACATCAAACAATGTGTCAATGCTACTAAGTTTTGGAGACGCAATTGCCAAAAGCAAGAGATCTCCAGAaaaattgtttgttcttcTAGACATGTTTGAAATAATGCGAGAACTGCAATCTGAG ATTGAAACACTTTTTGGAAGTAAAGCATGCATTGAAATGCGTGATTCTGCATTGAGCTTAACACAACGCCTTGCCGAGACAGCTCAAGAGActtttgttgattttgaagaAGCAGTAGAAAAGGATGCCACAAAAACTGCTGTTCTTGATGGGACTGTTCATCCCTTGACCAGTTATGTGATAAACTACGTGAAGTTTTTATTTGA CTACAAATCTACTTTGAAGCAACTATTCCAAGACTTCGAGGCTGTTGATCCAGATGCTCAGTTAGCAGTGATAACTACAAGAATTACGCAGGCACTTCAGACTAATCTTGACGGAAAATCTAAGCAATACAAGGATCCTGCATTAACTCAATTATTTCTGATGAACAATATTCACTATATAGTGAGATCTGTCCGTAG ATCGGAGGCAAAGGATTTGTTGGGTGATGACTGGGTGCAGATACATCGAAGGATTGTGCAGCAGCATGCAAATCAATACAAAAGGATTTCTTGGGCCAAG ATTTTGCAGTGCCTCACCGTTCAGGCCTCAGGCAGTGGTGGTGCTTCGGCAGATGCAACCTGTGGACTCTCAAAAGCTATGGTGAAAGATAGGTTTAAGACTTTCAATATCCAATTTGAGGAGCTTCATCAGCGGCAGTCTCAATGGACAGTTCCTGACAGTGAGTTGCGGGAGTCATTGAGGTTGGCAGTCGCTGAAGTATTATTGCCTGCCTACCGATCCTTCATCAAGCGTTTCGG GCCTATGGTTGACAATGGGAAAACTGGTCTTCAAAGAAGCATCAAATATACACCTGAGGATCTTGAGCGTATGCTAAATGAATTCTTTGAGGGCAAGACATTCGGTGAACAAAAGCGCTAG
- the LOC111780973 gene encoding ribosome biogenesis protein NSA2 homolog — protein MPQGDYIELHRKRHGYRHDHFERKRKKEAREVHKRSAMAQKALGIKGKMFAKKRYAEKALMKKTLAMHEESSSRRKVDDDVQEGAVPAYLLDRENTARAKVLSNTIKQKRKEKAGKWEVPLPKVRPVAEDEMFKVIRTGKRKTKQWKRMVTKATFVGASFTRKPPKYERFIRPSGLRFTKAHVTHPELKCTFNLEIIGVKKNPNGPMYTSLGVMTKGAIIEVNVSELGLVTPAGKVVWGKYAQVTNNPENDGCINAVLLV, from the exons ATG CCCCAGGGAGATTACATTGAGCTTCACAGGAAGCGACATGGCTACCGCCATGACCACTTTGAGCGGAAGCGCAAGAAGGAGGCTCGTGAAGTTCACAAGCGATCTGCCATGGCTCAGAAG GCTCTGGGTATTAAGGGTAAGATGTTCGCGAAGAAACGATATGCGGAGAAGGCTTTGATGAAGAAAAC ATTGGCTATGCATGAGGAGTCTTCAAGTAGACGCAAGGTCGATGACGATGTTCAAGAAGGTGCTGTTCCTGCCTATCTTTTGGATCGTGAAAATACAGCTCGAGCGAAA GTTCTTAGCAACACAATTAAgcaaaagaggaaagaaaaagctgGAAAATGGGAAGTCCCCCTGCCCAAG GTCAGGCCTGTTGCTGAGGATGAGATGTTTAAAGTGATAAGAACTggtaaaaggaaaa CAAAACAATGGAAGAGGATGGTCACAAAAGCTACATTTGTTGGGGCAAGTTTTACACGAAAACCTCCTAAGTACGAGCGATTCATCCGTCCATCAGGGCTTCGATTTACAAAAGCACATGTAACACATCCCGAACTTAAATGCACATTCAATCTTGAGATCATTGGAGtgaagaaaaatccaaacgGTCCCATGTATACATCTCTAGGTGTCATGACCAAGGGAGCTATTATTGAG GTGAATGTCAGTGAACTGGGTTTGGTCACACCAGCTGGGAAAGTAGTATGGG GGAAGTATGCTCAGGTGACCAATAATCCTGAGAATGATGGCTGTATAAATGCTGTTCTGCTTGTTTAA
- the LOC111782189 gene encoding digalactosyldiacylglycerol synthase 1, chloroplastic-like codes for MPCSKLDWLESESAMVGHANSSDAFSFISKGWREVRDSADADLRLIKARANSFKNLATSFDREIENFFNSATTFYVPAIGSGSSPPAEIEFVKNLQLKISADRRVYASPSFSKKMLEKLKPRTRIRINLSSIKNAIVSEVEDGNGLKKWNRVRFGEFWGENESEEGKDVRAWEPIQALKTRLREFEMFEGFKNSDFVKKVKSSLRSICKDPEDSKEVLPLDVSELIACLVRKSGPFLDQIGISRGIASVLQSTGYCYDGGFWTDHTKHVPSDGKRHFAIVTTASLPWMTGTAVNPLFRAAYLAQSAKHNVTLLVPWLSMSDQKLVYLSPLTFSSPEEQEVYIRKWLEERIGFKPDFKISFYPGKFSKKRRSILPAGDTSQFVPSKDADIAILEEPEHLNWYHHGRRWTDKFNLVVGVVHTNYLEYIKREKNGAVQAFLVKHINNWVIRAHCHKVLRLSAATQDLPKSVICNVHGVNPKFLKIGDKVEEDRKLGNLAFSKGAYFLGKMVWAKGFRELIDLLAKHKHDLDGFNLDVFGNGEDADEVQSAAKKLELNVNFLSGRDHAHDSSHGYKVFINPSVSDVLCTATAEALAMGKFVVCADHPSNDFFRSFRNCSIYKSSDDFIAKVKEALENEPLPLTPEERYNLSWEAATERFLEYSDLNKVLNNDRELESNDTDGKTISKSILTSSLTKAVDGGLAFAHYCITGNEFLRLCTGAIPGTRNYDEEHRKELHLSPQVENPIHTC; via the exons ATGCCTTGTTCGAAGCTTGATTGGCTTGAATCGGAGTCCGCGATGGTTGGTCACGCTAATTCTTCCGATGCGTTCTCTTTCATTTCCAAAGGATGGagggaggttcgtgattcagCGGATGCGGATCTTCGCTTGATTAAGGCCAGAGCCAACTCCTTCAAGAATTTGGCGACCTCGTTCGACCGTGAAATCGAGAATTTCTTTAACTCGGCTACTACTTTCTATGTTCCTGCAATTGGTTCGGGATCCTCTCCTCCTGCTGAGATTGAGTTTGTGAAGAATTTGCAGCTGAAGATATCGGCGGATCGCAGGGTCTATGCCTCGCCGAGCTTTAGCAAAAAAATGCTGGAGAAATTGAAGCCGAGGACGAGAATTCGGATTAATTTGTCTTCTATTAAGAACGCAATTGTGTCGGAGGTTGAAGATGGAAATGGATTGAAGAAATGGAATAGAGTGAGGTTTGGGGAGTTTTGGGGAGAGAATGAGAGCGAGGAGGGGAAGGATGTTAGGGCTTGGGAGCCAATCCAAGCATTGAAGACGAGATTGAGGGAGTTTGAGATGTTTGAGGGCTTTAAGAACAGCGATTTCGTGAAGAAAGTGAAGTCGAGCTTG AGATCAATTTGCAAGGACCCTGAAGACTCAAAG GAGGTGCTGCCACTGGATGTATCAGAGCTTATAGCATGTTTAGTTAGGAAATCTGGACCTTTTCTTGATCAAATTGGCATTAGTAGAG GGATAGCCAGTGTCCTCCAAAGTACCGGTTATTGCTATGATGGTGGATTTTGGACTGATCATACAAAGCACGTACCGTCAGATGGGAAAAGGCATTTTGCAATTGTCACGACGGCTAGCCTTCCATGGATGACGGGAACAGCCGTAAATCCCTTGTTTAGAGCTGCATATCTAGCACAATCTGCGAAGCACAATGTGACATTATTAGTTCCTTGGCTTTCCATGTCAGATCAGAAGTTAGTTTATCTTAGTCCTCTCACCTTCAGTTCTCCAGAAGAGCAAGAAGTTTACATTCGTAAATGGCTTGAGGAAAGAATTGGCTTCAAGCCTGATTTTAAGATTTCATTCTATCCAGGAAAG ttCTCGAAAAAAAGGCGGAGTATCTTACCTGCTGGGGATACTTCCCAGTTTGTTCCTTCTAAGGACGCCGACATAGCAATCTTGGAAGAACCAGAACACCTTAATTGGTATCATCATGGCAGACGTTGGACCGATAAATTTAACCTTGTTGTTGGGGTTGTTCATACAAATTACCTGGAATACATAAAGCGGGAGAAGAATGGTGCTGTCCAAGCTTTCCTTGTGAAGCACATAAACAACTGGGTCATCCGAGCACACTGTCACAAG GTTCTTCGACTTTCTGCTGCCACACAAGATCTTCCCAAGTCTGTTATTTGCAATGTCCATGGTGTAAAtccaaagtttttaaaaattggggATAAAGTCGAAGAAGATAGGAAACTTGGGAATCTAGCTTTTTCAAAAGGCGCTTATTTCTTAGGCAAAATGGTCTGGGCAAAAGGATTCAGAGAATTAATAGATTTGCTGGCAAAACACAAGCATGACCTTGATGGATTCAATTTGGATGTGTTCGGAAATGGAGAGGACGCCGACGAGGTTCAGAGCGCGGCTAAAAAGTTAGAGTTGAATGTAAACTTTTTGAGCGGAAGGGATCACGCCCACGATTCATCTCATGG GTACAAAGTTTTTATAAACCCGAGTGTTAGCGACGTGCTCTGTACAGCAACAGCCGAGGCTCTTGCCATGGGAAAATTTGTAGTATGTGCAGATCATCCATCCAACGACTTCTTCAGGTCCTTCCGCAACTGCTCGATTTACAAGTCATCTGATGATTTTATTGCCAAAGTAAAAGAGGCATTAGAAAACGAACCACTCCCTCTCACTCCTGAGGAAAGGTACAATCTCTCATGGGAGGCTGCCACTGAGAGATTCTTGGAGTATTCTGATCTTAACAAAGTCTTGAACAACGATCGAGAATTAGAATCAAACGATACCGATGGGAAAACAATCAGCAAATCAATCTTAACATCTAGTTTGACAAAAGCTGTTGATGGGGGTCTTGCGTTTGCCCATTACTGTATCACCGGTAACGAATTCCTCAGACTTTGTACCGGAGCAATCCCCGGGACTCGCAACTATGACGAAGAGCACCGTAAGGAACTACATCTTTCTCCTCAGGTTGAAAATCCTATCCATACATGTTAA
- the LOC111782214 gene encoding aluminum-activated malate transporter 8-like — translation MSVMERTVKLGRDDPRRIIHSLKVGLALTFVSLLYYWRPLYDGFGIAAIWAVLTVVVIFEFTVGATLSKGLNRGLGTLLAGALGVGAQHFASLFGQTGEPIVLGFFVFLLAAASTFSRFFPRIKARYDYGVLIFILTFSLVSVSGYRVEKILELAHQRLSTILIGGATCIFISLFICPVWAGESLHNIIVSNIEKLANYLEGFGGEYFRYEDGENVDEDSKHNKLSSLQAYKTVLTSQSSEESLANFASWEPRHGKFSFRHPWKQYLKIGSLTRQCAYQIESLNGYINVPTEIQVAIQFRRRIEESCNAISSESGKALRILASSIKTMTNPSSSSKTHIENATAAIDELKNTLKTGYMESSDLLGIIPDATVCCILIDIVKSVEKILEAIEELGVLASFKSVEPTVSPEKSTQLLHRGIVNPLFDGECGDHVVIMVDNEVEVGKSHGLEVKPSNGEMVCK, via the exons ATGAGCGTTATGGAGAGGACAGTGAAGCTTGGAAGAGATGACCCAAGGCGAATTATTCACTCATTGAAAGTGGGCTTAGCTCTTACCTTTGTTTCCTTGTTGTATTATTGGAGGCCTCTCTATGATGGCTTTGGAATTGCTGCCATTTGGGCTGTTCTTACTGTTGTGgtaatttttgaatttactGTAG GTGCTACACTGTCGAAAGGTTTGAATAGAGGGCTTGGAACACTGCTTGCTGGAGCTTTGGGTGTCGGAGCTCAGCATTTTGCTAGCCTTTTTGGGCAAACTGGAGAGCCTATTGTTCTTggcttctttgtttttttgttag CGGCTGCGTCGACGTTTTCTCGATTCTTTCCACGGATTAAAGCTCGTTATGATTATGgggttttgattttcattttaacgTTTAGTTTAGTTTCGGTTTCCGGGTATCGAGTTGAGAAAATCTTGGAGTTGGCTCATCAACGACTATCGACTATTTTGATTGGTGGAGCTACGTGTATCtttatttctctatttatatgTCCTGTTTGGGCGGGTGAATCGCTTCATAATATTATCGTTTCGAATATCGAGAAACTCGCGAATTATCTCGAAG GGTTTGGAGGTGAATATTTTCGATATGAGGATGGAGAGAATGTTGATGAAGACTCCAAACACAACAAATTATCATCTCTTCAAGCTTATAAAACCGTGCTGACTTCACAATCATCGGAAGAATCTCTG GCAAATTTTGCATCGTGGGAACCCCGTCATGGAAAATTCTCGTTTCGTCATCCGTGGAAACAGTATTTGAAAATTGGATCACTCACTCGACAATGTGCGTATCAAATCGAGTCGCTTAATGGCTATATCAATGTCCCAACTGAAATCCAA GTGGCGATTCAATTTCGGAGAAGAATAGAAGAATCATGCAATGCCATAAGCTCAGAATCCGGGAAAGCTCTACGTATATTAGCTTCATCCATCAAAACAATGACAAACCCGTCTTCATCGAGCAAAACCCACATCGAAAACGCCACGGCCGCCATCGATGAGCTTAAGAACACACTCAAAACTGGATATATGGAGAGCTCTGACCTTCTAGGGATCATACCAGATGCAACAGTTTGTTGCATATTGATCGACATCGTGAAGTCGGTGGAGAAGATATTGGAGGCTATCGAAGAGCTCGGTGTGTTGGCGAGCTTCAAAAGCGTGGAGCCGACGGTGTCACCGGAGAAGTCGACGCAGTTGCTTCATCGAGGGATCGTGAACCCGTTGTTCGACGGGGAGTGTGGAGATCATGTTGTAATTATGGTGGATAATGAAGTAGAAGTTGGTAAGAGTCATGGTTTAGAGGTGAAGCCAAGCAATGGGGAGATGGTGTGTAAATAG